The following proteins are encoded in a genomic region of Candidatus Leptovillus gracilis:
- the ftcD gene encoding glutamate formimidoyltransferase, with the protein MNQLVECVPNFSNGRQPEIYNRIADAIREVAGVQVLDVSADADHNRTVITFVGTPAGVEEAAFRAIATAARLINLDSHQGEHPRIGATDVCPFIPIANVTIADCVALANRLGERVGRELGIAVYLYADAATRPERKTLAAIRKGEYELWQQEVATNPARLPDYGPAEPKPWGATVIGVRPFLIAYNIYLNSDKAEVAEQIARNVRFIGGGLRFVQAKGFLVEGQAQVSMNLTDFEKTAVHHAQEMVRREAARYGLSITKAELIGLTPQKALLDAAQWYLQLDGFKPEQVLENRLQAAAAAEAATADTADTADTAATADTAAATPHDFIAATAEASPTPGGGSVAALAGALAAALAQMVAGLTIGRKKYADVQDQAQAVLVEAEQLRHQLTAAIAEDAAAYGRVMAAYRQKDLDETSRAAAIEAATIGAGETPLRVAYLSRDVVLLAQTIVAVGNVNAVTDAAAGALLAQAAVRVAGLNVKVNGVHLQDQELAARWQEQVANLEAEVNQLIGDILATTAVRGGFAV; encoded by the coding sequence ATGAACCAACTTGTGGAATGTGTGCCGAATTTTAGCAACGGCCGTCAACCTGAAATCTATAACCGCATCGCCGACGCCATCCGGGAAGTGGCTGGCGTCCAGGTGCTGGACGTCAGCGCCGACGCCGACCACAACCGCACCGTCATCACCTTCGTTGGGACCCCGGCCGGCGTGGAAGAAGCTGCTTTCCGGGCCATCGCCACTGCCGCCCGCCTGATCAACCTGGACAGCCACCAGGGAGAACACCCGCGCATTGGCGCAACCGATGTCTGTCCCTTTATCCCTATCGCCAACGTCACCATTGCCGACTGTGTGGCTCTGGCGAACCGCCTGGGCGAGCGCGTGGGACGAGAATTGGGCATCGCCGTTTATCTGTATGCCGACGCCGCCACCCGGCCAGAGCGCAAAACTCTGGCGGCCATCCGCAAAGGGGAGTATGAACTGTGGCAGCAAGAGGTTGCCACCAACCCGGCGCGGCTGCCCGATTATGGCCCGGCCGAACCCAAACCCTGGGGCGCGACGGTGATTGGGGTACGGCCGTTTCTCATCGCCTACAACATCTACCTCAACAGCGACAAAGCGGAGGTCGCCGAACAAATCGCCCGCAATGTGCGCTTTATCGGCGGTGGCCTGCGCTTTGTCCAGGCCAAAGGCTTCCTGGTAGAAGGCCAGGCCCAGGTAAGCATGAACCTGACCGACTTTGAGAAAACGGCCGTCCACCACGCCCAGGAGATGGTACGCCGCGAAGCCGCCCGTTACGGCCTCAGCATCACCAAAGCCGAACTAATCGGCCTGACGCCGCAAAAGGCGCTGCTAGACGCCGCCCAGTGGTACCTGCAACTGGATGGCTTCAAGCCCGAGCAAGTCCTGGAAAACCGCTTGCAGGCTGCGGCCGCAGCCGAAGCAGCCACGGCTGACACGGCTGACACGGCTGACACGGCAGCTACGGCTGACACGGCAGCCGCCACGCCCCACGATTTTATCGCCGCCACGGCCGAAGCCAGCCCCACGCCCGGCGGTGGCTCCGTGGCCGCCCTGGCTGGCGCATTGGCTGCCGCCCTGGCGCAAATGGTGGCCGGATTAACCATCGGCCGAAAAAAATACGCCGACGTGCAAGACCAGGCGCAGGCTGTGCTGGTCGAAGCGGAACAACTGCGCCACCAATTAACGGCAGCCATCGCCGAAGACGCGGCCGCCTATGGCCGGGTCATGGCCGCCTACCGCCAGAAAGATTTAGACGAGACCAGCCGCGCCGCAGCCATCGAAGCAGCCACCATTGGCGCGGGCGAAACGCCCCTGCGCGTGGCCTATTTAAGCCGGGACGTGGTACTCCTGGCCCAAACAATCGTGGCCGTTGGCAATGTGAATGCCGTCACCGACGCCGCCGCCGGGGCGCTGTTGGCTCAGGCGGCCGTGCGCGTGGCCGGCCTGAATGTGAAAGTCAACGGCGTCCATCTGCAAGACCAAGAGTTGGCCGCCCGGTGGCAGGAGCAGGTCGCCAACCTGGAAGCCGAAGTCAACCAATTGATCGGCGATATTCTGGCGACAACGGCCGTGCGCGGCGGGTTTGCAGTATGA
- the moaA gene encoding GTP 3',8-cyclase MoaA, protein MSLDRFGRNINYLRISLTDRCNLRCVYCMPEDITFRPRQELLQDDEIVRLTLIFAELGFRKFRLTGGEPTVRANVVDIVRQIAHTPGVETVAMTTNGLLLDKLAEPLAAAGLQRVNISIDTLNPEKFKKLTRWGDVEDVWRGVEAATSAGLGIKLNAVVVRGYNDQEDVVDLARLTLYQPWQVRFIEMMPFGDVADFQQAGVVSEAELRATIAAELGELAMVDDGRLDGEARLYRLPDSLGELGFISSVTQPFCASCTRARLTADGRLRLCLLREKEVNLLDPLRAGASNAEMKAIIEAGIWWKPWGHGLSQDVIPLNRVMSEIGG, encoded by the coding sequence ATGTCTCTGGACCGCTTTGGCCGTAACATCAACTATCTACGCATCTCTCTCACCGATAGATGCAATTTGCGCTGCGTTTACTGTATGCCGGAAGATATTACCTTCCGGCCACGCCAGGAACTGTTGCAAGATGATGAAATAGTTCGTCTGACACTTATTTTCGCCGAGCTTGGTTTTCGCAAGTTCCGGCTGACAGGGGGCGAGCCAACGGTGCGGGCGAACGTGGTGGACATTGTGCGACAGATTGCCCACACGCCCGGCGTAGAAACGGTAGCCATGACCACCAATGGCCTGCTGCTGGATAAACTGGCGGAGCCGCTGGCAGCAGCCGGTTTGCAGCGGGTGAATATCAGCATTGACACGCTAAACCCGGAGAAGTTTAAGAAACTAACGCGCTGGGGCGACGTGGAAGACGTGTGGCGCGGCGTGGAGGCGGCAACCTCGGCCGGTTTGGGAATTAAGCTGAATGCGGTGGTGGTGCGTGGCTATAACGACCAGGAAGACGTGGTGGACCTGGCCCGTCTGACGCTGTACCAGCCCTGGCAGGTGCGCTTTATTGAGATGATGCCGTTTGGCGACGTAGCTGATTTTCAGCAGGCCGGGGTGGTGAGTGAAGCGGAGCTGCGGGCGACAATTGCCGCCGAGTTGGGGGAATTGGCAATGGTGGACGACGGCCGTCTCGATGGCGAAGCGCGTCTGTATCGTCTGCCGGACAGCCTGGGTGAGTTGGGGTTTATCAGCTCTGTGACCCAACCATTCTGCGCCAGCTGCACCCGGGCGCGGCTGACGGCCGACGGCCGTTTGCGCCTCTGCCTGCTGCGTGAAAAAGAGGTTAACCTGCTGGACCCGCTGCGCGCCGGAGCCAGCAACGCCGAGATGAAAGCCATCATTGAGGCCGGCATCTGGTGGAAGCCATGGGGGCACGGGCTGTCGCAAGACGTGATTCCGCTGAATCGGGTGATGTCGGAGATTGGCGGATGA
- a CDS encoding histidine phosphatase family protein, whose product MQLYIIRHAQSVNNAIWAETGRADGRFPDPPLTDLGHQQAIHLAKYLASKQNATAVAANTQDHFSYHLTHLYSSLMLRAVQTAHYIAEALRLPLHAWEVIHEWGGLYENDALTGEPRGLPGPNRAFFAEQFSHLVLPETLNNEGWWNRPFEPPENTPQRAATFVQELLAKHGGTEDRVAIVTHGGFFQALMRHIVGSCEPNMLLNQTTDVWFRVNNTSITRIDFDDASVSIAYLNRLNHLSADIIT is encoded by the coding sequence ATGCAGCTATACATTATCCGACACGCACAATCTGTCAACAATGCCATCTGGGCGGAAACAGGCAGGGCCGACGGCCGTTTCCCAGACCCACCGCTGACCGACCTGGGGCATCAGCAAGCCATCCATCTGGCGAAATACCTGGCAAGCAAGCAAAATGCGACGGCCGTTGCTGCCAACACCCAAGACCATTTCAGCTACCACCTGACCCACCTCTATTCCAGCCTGATGCTGCGCGCCGTGCAAACCGCCCACTACATTGCCGAGGCGCTGCGCCTGCCGCTCCATGCCTGGGAAGTAATTCACGAATGGGGCGGCCTCTACGAAAATGATGCACTCACCGGTGAACCGCGTGGCCTGCCAGGCCCCAACCGCGCCTTTTTTGCCGAACAGTTCAGCCACCTTGTCCTGCCCGAAACCCTGAACAACGAAGGTTGGTGGAATCGGCCGTTCGAACCGCCGGAAAACACACCCCAGCGCGCCGCCACGTTTGTTCAGGAACTACTGGCAAAACATGGTGGCACAGAGGACCGCGTTGCCATTGTGACGCATGGCGGCTTTTTCCAGGCGCTCATGCGCCACATCGTCGGCAGCTGCGAGCCAAACATGCTGCTCAATCAGACCACCGACGTCTGGTTCCGCGTCAACAACACCTCGATCACCCGCATTGATTTTGACGATGCCAGCGTCAGCATTGCCTACCTCAACCGACTGAATCATTTGTCGGCGGACATCATAACCTGA
- a CDS encoding peptidoglycan DD-metalloendopeptidase family protein: MRRPFAPYILGILGLSALLGGVGCQQQAAANPAGSLEMVAVGQSLPAAASTATVTPIPPPPTIIVTATPEFKPPSFAVVDPNELANAKIIGETAVPDKAGSTATGSTATGSTATAVPPDTATPQPTFTPPALPYTSHEEHYWLQRPIAEGGTVWTDKTYPYGSTRGGSLRPHHGVEFYVPNGTPVLAAASGTVVVAGNDSVFAYGPHTNFYGNLVVIQLDSTLNGQPVYILHGHLSQLLVAEGQRVNVLEPIALSGATGIADGPHLHFEVRLGQNSYGSTRNPLLWLYPFPDYGAVAGRVTRQNGSLVEEAPISLRRLDAPSRYLATTSYAGTTVNPDDQWLENFAFDDVPAGYYEITVGSGKTKVTQEMWVFPYRTNFVEIKIED; encoded by the coding sequence ATGAGACGGCCGTTTGCCCCCTATATTCTGGGTATCTTGGGCTTGTCGGCGCTGTTGGGTGGGGTTGGCTGCCAGCAGCAGGCGGCAGCCAATCCGGCGGGCAGCCTGGAGATGGTCGCCGTCGGTCAATCGCTGCCCGCGGCAGCCAGCACCGCCACAGTGACGCCCATCCCCCCACCGCCCACCATTATTGTCACTGCCACGCCGGAATTTAAGCCACCTTCCTTTGCTGTGGTGGATCCGAATGAGCTGGCAAATGCCAAAATAATTGGGGAAACGGCCGTTCCCGATAAAGCGGGGTCCACCGCTACGGGGTCCACCGCCACGGGGTCCACCGCTACGGCCGTGCCCCCCGATACCGCCACACCCCAACCCACCTTCACCCCGCCTGCCCTGCCCTACACCTCCCACGAAGAGCATTATTGGCTCCAGCGCCCCATCGCCGAAGGCGGTACCGTCTGGACCGACAAGACCTATCCCTACGGCAGCACACGCGGTGGTTCGCTGCGGCCCCATCACGGCGTGGAATTTTACGTACCAAATGGCACGCCTGTGCTGGCGGCCGCCAGTGGCACGGTGGTGGTAGCCGGCAACGACAGCGTGTTTGCCTACGGCCCCCACACCAATTTCTATGGCAATCTGGTGGTCATCCAATTGGATTCAACGCTGAATGGGCAGCCGGTTTACATCTTGCACGGCCACCTCTCGCAGCTTCTGGTGGCCGAGGGACAGCGTGTCAACGTTCTGGAACCCATCGCCCTCTCCGGGGCCACCGGCATCGCCGATGGACCACATCTCCATTTTGAGGTTCGCCTGGGGCAAAACAGCTATGGCAGCACCCGCAACCCACTGCTCTGGCTCTACCCCTTCCCCGATTATGGCGCAGTGGCCGGCCGCGTGACGCGGCAAAATGGCTCGCTGGTCGAAGAAGCGCCCATCTCCTTGCGCCGCCTGGACGCCCCCTCGCGCTACCTGGCGACCACCTCCTACGCCGGAACCACCGTCAACCCAGACGACCAATGGCTGGAGAACTTTGCCTTCGACGACGTGCCCGCCGGTTATTACGAGATTACGGTAGGCAGTGGCAAAACCAAAGTGACCCAGGAAATGTGGGTATTCCCTTATCGCACTAATTTTGTGGAAATCAAAATAGAAGATTGA
- a CDS encoding ABC transporter permease, with amino-acid sequence MNLSESFLTALDSLLANKLRAVLTMLGVIIGVAAVIALMSIGNGVSASITGEIQSIGTNLIGVSTDFDGSGGYQALSLADVAALEDPFNAPDLSAVSAVVQGVQEVVYGGNTSRVTVSGVTPNYFAVNNVEEIAAGSLLMQQDYDTQARVAVLGYTVAENLFEDEYPVGNSVRINGVGYEVIGIMEKSGSSFSQTDTAVFIPLTTAHARLFTERTRSGEKAITGITAQAANENVTDEAIDQITETLRNLHGITYANEDDFTIISQSDLLDTFNVITGTLTAFLGAIAGISLVVGGIGIMNIMLVSVTERTREIGIRKAVGALKRDILVQFLMESILLSVVGGLLGILLGWTMATIAGRLIDLETVVDAGTIALATGFAAGVGLVFGIYPAWRAAGLRPIEALRYE; translated from the coding sequence ATGAATCTTAGTGAAAGTTTTTTGACGGCTCTGGACAGCCTGTTGGCGAATAAGCTGCGGGCGGTGTTGACGATGTTGGGGGTGATTATTGGCGTAGCGGCCGTTATTGCCCTGATGTCTATTGGTAACGGCGTGAGCGCCTCGATCACTGGCGAGATCCAATCTATTGGCACTAACTTGATCGGTGTTTCGACTGATTTTGATGGCAGCGGCGGTTATCAGGCCCTTAGCCTGGCGGATGTGGCAGCACTGGAAGATCCTTTTAATGCGCCAGACCTCAGCGCCGTTTCGGCGGTGGTTCAGGGGGTGCAGGAAGTGGTCTATGGCGGCAATACGTCGCGGGTGACGGTATCTGGTGTGACGCCTAATTATTTTGCCGTCAACAATGTTGAAGAAATCGCCGCCGGTAGTTTGCTGATGCAGCAAGATTACGACACTCAGGCGCGTGTGGCTGTTTTAGGCTATACGGTGGCTGAAAATCTGTTTGAAGATGAGTATCCGGTGGGCAATAGTGTGCGTATTAATGGCGTGGGCTATGAGGTGATTGGGATTATGGAGAAATCCGGGAGCAGTTTTAGCCAGACGGATACGGCCGTATTCATCCCCCTCACCACCGCCCACGCCCGGCTCTTCACCGAGCGTACCCGCAGCGGCGAAAAAGCGATCACTGGCATTACAGCCCAGGCGGCTAATGAAAACGTCACCGACGAAGCCATTGACCAGATTACCGAGACATTGCGTAATTTGCACGGCATCACCTATGCCAACGAAGACGATTTTACCATCATCAGCCAGTCGGATTTGCTGGATACGTTTAATGTGATTACCGGCACATTGACAGCTTTCCTGGGGGCCATCGCCGGAATCTCTCTGGTAGTGGGTGGCATTGGCATTATGAACATCATGCTGGTCAGTGTTACCGAGCGCACCCGCGAAATCGGCATCCGTAAGGCTGTTGGCGCGTTAAAGCGGGATATTCTGGTGCAGTTTTTGATGGAATCTATTCTGTTGAGTGTGGTTGGTGGCCTGCTGGGCATTTTGTTAGGCTGGACGATGGCGACCATTGCCGGGCGGCTGATTGACCTGGAAACAGTGGTGGACGCCGGCACGATTGCCCTGGCGACCGGCTTTGCCGCCGGCGTAGGGTTGGTTTTTGGCATTTACCCTGCCTGGCGCGCTGCCGGTTTGCGACCCATTGAGGCGCTGCGTTATGAATAA
- a CDS encoding HAMP domain-containing protein: MNRLWVRFTLMVTGMLMLVALLPVLYNVSVQQEVIAGPNAIGQLEDIRAALPPELQAQFDERMQRFAQNYFSRSLVGALLFSALIGVLLSRSLTAPLQALETGAKAIANQDLSYRVPVEGSQEIRSVARAFNQMVVQLDQAELLRRNLLADVAHELRNPLHVLRGNLQAILDDVYPLSKEEIARLLDQTRLLTTLVDDLHDLAQAEARQMPLHKQLTDMADLVKETAVAFKPVAAARHIRLTVELLGATPYLLVDANRMRQVVHNLLNNALRHTPENGQIWVTVVTENETLCIRVRDSGAGIEAVHLPYVFDRFYRTDSARSRDQGGAGLGLAIVKAIVEAHGGVVTAVSPGIGQGSTFEILLPDV; encoded by the coding sequence ATGAATCGTCTATGGGTTCGTTTTACGTTGATGGTTACCGGCATGTTGATGCTGGTGGCCTTGCTGCCGGTTTTGTATAACGTGTCTGTTCAACAGGAAGTCATCGCCGGTCCCAATGCCATCGGGCAGCTAGAGGACATTCGCGCCGCGCTGCCACCAGAGCTTCAGGCGCAGTTCGACGAGCGAATGCAGAGATTTGCCCAGAACTATTTTTCACGTTCTCTGGTGGGGGCTTTGTTGTTTAGCGCGTTGATTGGCGTTTTGTTAAGCCGCAGCCTGACAGCGCCGCTGCAGGCGTTAGAAACGGGGGCCAAAGCCATCGCCAACCAAGATTTATCCTACCGGGTTCCAGTGGAGGGCAGCCAGGAAATCCGCTCCGTGGCGCGAGCCTTTAACCAGATGGTGGTGCAGTTAGACCAGGCGGAACTGCTGCGGCGCAATCTGCTGGCCGATGTGGCCCATGAGCTGCGCAATCCGCTGCACGTCTTGCGCGGTAATTTGCAGGCCATTCTGGATGACGTATACCCGTTGAGCAAAGAGGAGATTGCCCGCCTGCTGGACCAAACCCGGCTGCTGACCACGCTGGTGGATGATCTGCATGATCTGGCTCAGGCGGAGGCGCGCCAGATGCCGCTGCACAAGCAGCTGACCGATATGGCCGATTTGGTGAAAGAAACGGCCGTTGCCTTCAAACCCGTCGCGGCGGCCAGACACATCCGTCTGACGGTGGAACTGCTGGGCGCGACCCCCTATTTGTTGGTGGACGCCAACCGGATGCGGCAGGTGGTCCACAACTTGTTGAACAATGCCCTGCGCCACACGCCGGAAAATGGGCAGATTTGGGTGACGGTGGTGACAGAAAACGAGACGCTGTGTATTCGGGTGCGCGACAGCGGCGCAGGCATAGAGGCTGTTCATCTACCTTATGTCTTTGATCGCTTTTACCGCACAGACAGCGCCCGCAGCCGTGACCAGGGCGGCGCCGGCCTGGGGTTGGCGATTGTCAAAGCGATTGTCGAGGCGCATGGGGGGGTGGTAACGGCCGTTAGCCCCGGCATTGGGCAGGGCAGCACGTTTGAGATACTGTTACCGGATGTGTAG
- a CDS encoding ABC transporter ATP-binding protein, whose amino-acid sequence MIEMKNVTKMYEMGNQVVHALRGVDLNIAEGEFVAIMGPSGSGKSTLMNMLGCLDSPSGGIYKLDGIDVSDMSSDDRSRVRNKRIGFVFQQFNLLPRTPAIKQVALPLMYSGISRGERLAKAKAALELMGLSDRMDHRPDELSGGQQQRVAIARALSNDPAIILADEPTGALDTQTGDEILGIFEKLNKEKGITIIMITHDPEIAEHAARTIWIRDGMIQEDRGGRQAHNHES is encoded by the coding sequence ATGATCGAAATGAAGAACGTCACCAAAATGTATGAAATGGGCAACCAGGTGGTCCACGCCCTGCGTGGTGTTGATTTGAACATCGCCGAAGGGGAATTTGTGGCTATCATGGGGCCGTCGGGGTCCGGCAAAAGCACGTTGATGAATATGCTCGGCTGCCTGGATTCGCCCAGCGGCGGCATCTATAAGCTGGATGGTATTGATGTGAGCGATATGAGTTCGGATGACCGTTCGCGTGTGCGCAATAAGCGCATTGGCTTTGTCTTTCAGCAGTTTAATTTGCTGCCGCGCACGCCAGCCATCAAGCAAGTGGCTTTGCCGTTGATGTATTCCGGCATCAGCCGGGGAGAACGGTTGGCTAAAGCCAAAGCCGCCCTGGAATTGATGGGTCTGAGCGACCGTATGGACCACCGGCCGGATGAATTGTCGGGCGGGCAGCAGCAGCGTGTGGCTATTGCTCGTGCCTTGTCTAACGACCCAGCCATCATCCTGGCCGATGAGCCGACCGGGGCGCTGGATACGCAAACCGGCGACGAGATTCTGGGTATTTTTGAGAAGTTGAACAAAGAAAAGGGCATTACTATCATCATGATCACCCATGATCCGGAGATTGCCGAACATGCGGCGCGTACCATCTGGATTCGGGATGGTATGATTCAGGAAGATAGGGGCGGCAGGCAGGCGCATAACCATGAATCTTAG
- a CDS encoding LCP family protein, with the protein MRQSSSMIPGWLAFTLSTAFVFSGIAVIIFAYLTFQVIWNRPLNPIEQAAAEVAGVDLQLEQIGPAVPPTIVAGLPTPTLFPTQEPWAGDGRVNILLMGIDRRPGEAFVSRTDSMMIVSVDPANDTVSILSIPRDLYVVIPGRGRDRINTAFVYGSAGDSPEGGASLAIQTVAYNLGVPIDHYILVDFSAVTKGIDILGGIDVYVARDISDPTYPDMNYGYDPFYISAGMQHLDGATALKYARTRHADSDFGRAGRQQQVILAARNKALSLGFTGLLSRAPSLYRQLENGIRTDLSLEQMISLATTVSDIPAEQIRNEVLDYDYVSSYLTETGAQVLILDNQKASALIREMFYGE; encoded by the coding sequence TTGCGACAATCATCAAGCATGATTCCAGGCTGGTTGGCATTTACTTTGTCAACCGCTTTTGTGTTTTCTGGCATTGCGGTCATTATTTTTGCTTATCTCACGTTCCAGGTGATCTGGAACCGGCCGCTAAACCCTATTGAACAGGCAGCCGCCGAGGTGGCTGGCGTTGATTTGCAGTTGGAACAAATTGGTCCAGCCGTGCCGCCGACCATCGTAGCCGGGCTGCCCACGCCGACGCTGTTCCCGACTCAGGAACCCTGGGCAGGTGACGGCCGTGTCAACATCTTGTTGATGGGCATAGACCGTCGTCCCGGCGAGGCGTTTGTCTCGCGCACGGATTCGATGATGATCGTTTCCGTGGACCCGGCCAACGACACGGTGTCCATCTTATCTATCCCCCGCGATTTGTACGTCGTCATTCCCGGGCGCGGGCGCGACCGTATTAACACGGCGTTTGTCTATGGCTCGGCCGGCGACAGCCCGGAAGGCGGCGCGTCGCTGGCTATCCAGACGGTGGCCTATAATTTGGGCGTGCCCATTGACCATTACATCTTGGTGGATTTTAGCGCCGTCACCAAAGGCATTGATATTTTGGGCGGGATTGACGTGTACGTAGCCAGAGACATCAGCGACCCCACCTACCCGGACATGAATTATGGCTATGATCCGTTTTACATTTCGGCCGGGATGCAGCATTTAGATGGGGCGACGGCGCTTAAATACGCCCGTACCCGCCATGCCGACAGCGATTTTGGCCGGGCCGGGCGGCAGCAGCAGGTGATATTGGCCGCCCGCAATAAAGCCCTCTCGTTGGGTTTCACCGGGCTTCTGTCGCGCGCGCCATCGCTGTACAGACAGCTCGAAAATGGCATCCGCACAGATCTGAGCCTGGAGCAGATGATTTCGCTGGCTACAACCGTCAGCGACATCCCCGCCGAACAAATCCGCAACGAAGTGCTGGACTATGACTACGTTTCCAGCTATCTGACGGAAACTGGCGCGCAAGTGCTGATTCTGGACAACCAGAAGGCATCGGCGCTCATCCGCGAGATGTTTTACGGCGAATAG
- a CDS encoding response regulator transcription factor produces the protein MSKQKVLVVDDDKDVVRLMQAYLAQAGYEVLVAYDGETAVHSLRHDKPDLVLLDLMLPRLDGWEITRRIRSDPNLSATPIIMLTARIEDTEKIVGLEMGADDYVTKPYNPREVVARVRARLRSPDAFQPQVLKVGQLEMDIGRREVQVNGRAVDLTPSEFNLLHVMLEQAGYVLTRSELVEKGLGADYEGIERTLDSHIRNLRRKIEPDPKNPSYIQTVYGVGYRLEDKS, from the coding sequence ATGAGTAAGCAGAAGGTTCTGGTAGTTGATGACGATAAAGATGTGGTGCGGCTGATGCAGGCGTATCTGGCTCAGGCGGGCTACGAGGTTTTGGTAGCTTATGATGGGGAAACGGCCGTTCACAGCCTTCGCCATGACAAACCAGACCTGGTTTTGTTGGACCTGATGCTGCCCCGCCTGGATGGGTGGGAAATCACCCGGCGGATACGCAGCGATCCCAATTTGTCGGCCACGCCCATTATTATGTTAACGGCTCGCATCGAAGATACCGAAAAAATAGTCGGCCTGGAAATGGGCGCCGATGATTATGTGACCAAACCGTATAACCCCCGTGAAGTGGTGGCCCGCGTGCGCGCCCGGCTGCGCAGCCCGGACGCCTTCCAGCCGCAAGTGTTGAAAGTGGGCCAGTTAGAGATGGACATTGGCCGACGAGAAGTGCAGGTAAACGGCCGTGCCGTAGACCTGACCCCTTCCGAATTTAATCTGCTCCATGTCATGCTGGAACAGGCCGGCTATGTACTTACCCGCAGCGAACTGGTGGAAAAGGGACTGGGGGCTGATTATGAGGGCATCGAGCGCACCCTGGACAGCCACATCCGCAACTTACGCCGCAAAATCGAACCCGATCCTAAAAATCCCAGCTACATTCAAACCGTCTATGGCGTCGGCTATCGCCTGGAAGACAAGTCATGA